The region ttatataataTCCAATGACAAGCAGTTTGCTCaataaaaaagatacaaaaatatgataaatcaataaatacacaaataacagACAGTTTTATATGATAATACAGGACATAAAATACATCTTTAATATGTTtagttactatatatatacataatatatatatatatatatatatatatatatatatatatatttttttctttatataataTCCAATGACAAAAATgagataaatcaataaatacacaaataacataaaatacataaaaggaCATAAAATACATCTTTAATATGTTTAGttactgtttatatatatatatatatatatatatatatatagcggcCTCCACTCACTTCCTATAGGAACGCGTCAtcaatacacaaatatatatatatatatatatatatatatataatttttgtGTTATATAAAAGTCATCAGGAGGTTTAGTTACAAAGTAGACACAGTCAGTCATCATGTAAGAGTCATGTTATATTGTTTAcagttgttttgtattttcattgcaAAAGTTATATGTGTTATGCCATTATAATTAAGGTAATTTCTTTCTGGAAGACACGGCTGCAATCAGTAATCCACACTGCTGTGCTGGAACGCTACCTGTCCCCAAGGTAGTTCTGTGTCATCAGTTACATTATTGTTAATtgattaaacacaaatgtattgaGAAATATGCGCTAATTCAGCACAATATCAACTGAAATAGATTTTGACACAGGGTCCTTATCTTTccaatcaccattgtgttgtAGAGGATATtacaatacatatttataattgATTAAATGACCTCAAACTAATTTACACACTTTGATTTTAGAGTTTTCTGGACAATTAAGGGTCTATGTTCTAGTTGCCTTGTTGGTTATCGAACCTTATCCGTGGCTGCTTAGATGGAAACAccacactataacactacagcGTCATTTGACAATAGGTTGGCAGTTAATGAACTAAAATACAAACATCCTTTTAAACATCCCGTTTATGTCATGTAGTGTTTGTTCCCAGCAGCTCTGATCAGAGTTATGAGGCAGACTACAGGCTGAAGGAGAGCTCAGCCTGTGAAAGTCCCTCACAACAACATGTGGGAAAGTTCATTGCATCACTTAAGAGGAATCTGAAATGATGTTTCGGTCCCTGTAGGGAAGCACTTGCTCAGATTCAGAGTCCGCTGGAAAACACTGTTTATcatcagcaggaggaggacaaacTGTTCCGGGAAGAAGATCCTCGCTGTTTGTTTTATACCCTTCAAGTTAAACGGCACCATGACAGTAATGGAAGATTAAAATAATATCATTGCAATAAAAGGGAAACAAATCCTTAATTCAGAAgtgaaaagtacatttactacgTGTACAATGTTGATATTCTTTTACTTTGCTTtgagtatttgtattttatgttattaCCTTTACTTCACTATGTTTATTGGACAGCTActttcacataaaaaacacaagatgagcgtataaaaaacacatttttgaagattacactgttttctttgtgaGCCCTTACGACTGCCATCTTTTGATTTTCTCTCTTAACCgctcagaaaaaaatgaaccaaaatttcaccaaaaaaaaacaaaagtgaaaggCCAGATAGCAGAAAtttgtttcatctttttcatctcccattaatcatctcatgACCCCTCAGATTCCTTTTATGACCATTTGGAAGAAAACCTATTCCTACAAAATGACGTTACCATAGCATTAAACTGGATCCTTAATTGAAGGAAAGGTCTTTTCTCAaattgtaacaaaataaaaagcgctgcaaaactacttagttaggcttatataaaaaaaacatcagggtTTGGCTTTAAATTACTAAGAAAttgaaaccaaaccaaaccaaaaagcatcaaaagtcctgtgtttgtagaGATATCCTCAAATCCAACCTCTTACTTGGGCTTCCTTATTTTATAAACttggtaaatataacatttctgaTACGTCAAAATCAAATGTAATCCACGACTAAATACGTGTCCCGTTAAAAGTAACTCACAACAACGTACTTTTAAGGACaccatcatttttattaatatatcagTCACAGGGCCCATGTTTCTGTAGAACGAGTACTTCTGCTTTTgctactttaagtatatttgaGTATAAGTGAGATTTATaatgcagggcttttacttgtaatagagtattttctacatttaatGTATTAGTACTTCAGCTTGAGTAAACAATCAGAACACTCCTTCCAACTATTTTTGGAATGCACACTTAAGTTTCAAGAATAAACACATAAGAAAATAGGATTTGAAATTCAGTTGCAGTACTTTGCAgtaatgttacatttatatagATTTTACAGGTCTGTCAGTTTTTGGTTTTGAATAAAAGTGAAAGATATAGGTTGTAAACAATTATAAGAAGTTGTTCTTGACTTATGATGTAATAATAACTTCTGCAAAGGCTGGAGaaccatgaaaacaaactgagaGAACATCTGCTCCGGAGCCCCCGACCCTCTCTGCACCAAAGGTCTTCAGGCTCACTTTGGGTTGTTTCTTTAGTAATACAGTATGCACAACTAAAAGCagaatacatgttttttaaaggcatCCTGTGAACTTTCTGACCACTAGTAGCGCTATGGAGTCATGTTTTCACAAGGGGTGTCCCGGTTGTGTTTAATGCAAGTAGTATACGCAACGCAGTACATATTCCTGATACCAGTTTAACGCTTTTCCATGAATCGACATTTTGTTGTTGGTAACGTGCAAAGAAATCTGCTAACAAAGGCATGAAGAGGAAGACTGTTAGCTAGTTAACGttacacaatttaaaaacataatttttttttacttagcaAATATTTCATGAAGaatgaaatgcattcaacaaGTTTGTTCGACCTCAAAGATACACACAATGTGATTTAGTGAGAAACACTTGATGTAAACAGGTTAGTTTACAAGGAAACTACACAGACGACCTTTAAGGTGCGTCTGCATTATTATGTAATCTTGAGTAAAAACATTTCGTTTTAAAGCCCCTATTATTTCAGATTATCTTGTACTTAAACGGTGCATATTTCAAAATTAATTTGTGATTAATTAAGTTAGCACAAGGTGTGAGGGGTTTGTTCTAGCCCTGACGTTCTAGAGTTCagacattttgttgtttcatttgacTTTCAAATGATGTGTGTAAACACTCCTACAgcctctttttttgtgttattctttGACAGCCTCAGCAGAGGGGATTCTGTCTGACATTAAAAGGCTGCCACTTCTGGATTCCTGGAACATcactgacacattttttttaatcctaaactggagtttctgttttctttgaatcTGTCGAGGCGGTGGATGATCatcagtgtttctttgtgtcactagaggggaggggagagccGTCACAGCTTCGTACCTCCGGTGGTTCAGACTCgacctcaacacacacacacacacacacacacacacacacacacacacacacacacacacacacacacacacacacacacacacacacacacacacacacacacacacacacacacacacacacacacacagatatgagtCATGATGCAAAGCTCTGCAGTGGAGAACGAACTCATGCtgacctcctcctgctcccagAAAAAGAGCTTAAGGCGATTTGAGATTTCTTTTAATTAGAAATGTTTCAGCTGCGGGACTAGAGGTTTAATATCACACCTGTTCAAGCCTCCTTACCGGCTACCAGTAGTTTTAGAACTGATTGTTATATGTTATTGATCACTTTTAAGGTTGTTCAGGGCCTCGCTAAATGACTTACCCTGTAAACTTTAACTGTATGAGGACATAAGGCTGACTGATTCAGTGTTGTCTTTGAAATATCCTcataaaacatacttttatgctttttctgatttttacttgaattatctttttatttattgtatcttACATCACTGGAATTGGTTTGATCTTGTTtatcattaaaacaaatgaatcaaaattACAGACTATTACTAAGAACGGTTATGATACTTTTCATtatagttttataaaaaaagaaatcttcatTGCAAATGTGTGCAATGTTTGTCCTACGGAGAAGTATTACAAAAAGGATAATGGTGgtcatttttcaattaaaaaaaatacagcgttttaatatagatatatatatatatatataaaaatataataataataataataatatatactttttacctattttttttattcatcctgCAATAAAGGTGTGCTCCCTCACCGGCTTCCCATCTTTGCACACTGCCAggggtaaacaaataaaaaataaaaaataaaataataataataataataatacaacataataataataataataataataataataataataataataataataattaatttcaatacatttttgaaattacCTGCAAGACATGAATCTCAAAATATTTGAGAAAAGTTGATTTACTTCCCCTAGAAGCAGGACATGTAGCTTTAACAAAAATCACCTTTTACCGGCTTTAACTTCAGTAGAAAACTATTGTATATCCTGTTGTTCATATTCATAAATCCTCCCTCTGTGgtgagaaaacatgatgatctCCCTTTTTGGTTCatagaaagtgttttttcacagttgAATGCTGAGCTCAAGAACCACCAGGACATCATGATATTGAAGTTCACATTTGATGCATTTATGACTGTGACACAATCTGAAACAAATTAGATCCACAGGTGTCAGagacagtaaatattaataccTTAAATACCCTTAAAGTTTCTCACTACAACAGCAGGCTTTTACACATAATACCTAGCAGATTCTGTTAGAATTGGCATTGAAGTTTTAGCTAAATCTGGCATTTTTTCGCTCTATAGGCTAGTTAACATGTATAACGataaaaaaaagccccaaactGCGAGCTCCATTTGTACATAATGTTCCTGCTCTCTTCTTCAATAAAGAAAAGGAGCGTTTTTCCTGCTATTGAAGTGTTGACATGGTCAGTTACACAGTAACATCCCCATTAGTGAGTTCCGGAGACCCATTGTTGAGCCCAGTCCGGCGGCATGCAGTCCCACAACTCGTGGCAGACACACTGGCAGAACCCGTACACCATGATCATGACCAGGCTGGCGGGAACCAGGCTCACCAGCAGCACCCCGACCGTTGTCCTCTGCATGATGAGCAGGTAGACCCCCATGGGCAGCGAGCTGAAGTACAGCAGGCCCAGGACCCACACCAGCGCCCGGGCCGAGGTCTGGCACAGGAGGGCCGCACAGTTCCACACCGTCCACCTCTGCGTGATGGACGCCATGGAGTCCGGGCTGGATGAGCGGTATCCACGTGGCTGGCGGTGGAGGCGGAGGTCTTGGGTGGATGACGGCAACAGCGGAGGAGGCTCCATGATGGTGATGACCACAAAGTTAGGGGAGCCCCGGATGGTGGAGTaggtggtggaggaagaggaagcggacgaggaggaggaggaggaggaggaggacaaggaggaggaggaggagggggaaggggaTGTCAAAGGTGGGTTGCTACCCAGGAGGGAGCTCAGGCGCCCGGGGCTGAGGAGCAGCTCCGTGGTCGCCTCCTGGTGGAAGTGGAGGTTCCTCTGATTCCTGCTCCGGAACGCCAGCGCCGCCGCCAGGTTGCAGTCGTCCTGGCAGGCCGCTCACCGCCTGCCCCGGCAGCCTGGTGACGTAGCGGCAGAACGGGCACACCAGGGCGTTGGGGGGCGACTCGCCCAGGTCCAGGATCTTGGCGAGGCACTTGGCGCACAGGCGGTGGCAGCACTCGAGCACCTTCGGCCTGCGACTCCCCAGGTTGTAGGCGCAGTAGCAGATCTTACACTCCAGCTCCTCGGTGCTCAGTATGTCCACGTGGCCACGGCCAAccacgccgccgccgccgccatcCTCGGCGCTCTGCAGCTCTTTCACCATCCTTCCCTCCGAGCTCTGACCTCCACATCAACAGGCAAATCCAACCAAAAGCTCAGGTCCAGCCTCAGCAACGAGGGTCACGGAAAGCTTCCCATAGATGGAGACGCTGACAACGGTCCACTCCACTGAAGGTCTAGGGTTCATTGTGGCGGTCCGACAGGCTcctgcaatgtgtgtgtgtgtctgtgtgtgtgtgtgtgtgagagagagagagagagagagagagagagagagagagagagagagagagatttgggAGTTGGGAGTTGACGAGGGGAAGACCCTCGTGAGTTCTGGCCTCCGGGGTTCCTCTGCCTCTGAGCAGTTGGGGTGTAACGGTGCTTCGtttggggcaaaaaaaaaaagcctttcatgGGCCGTGTgaaaaatagagagacagaaagaaagacaccagagagagagaaagagagagagagagataactgTTAACACAGCATTAGAAGAGAACAAACAGAGGCGAATAGACAACAAAGCAAAGCCTGTACAAACCAGAGCTGGAATTTTCGAGCCTGATCTTTTGTTGCTCAGTGAAATTCAGTCCAATTAgtgactaacacacacacacacacacacacacacacacacacacacacacacacacacacacacacacacacacacacacacacgtacacacatttCTAACATCTAGGGTTCTCTGTTAAcggggtgtgtgcgtgtgtgtgtgtaagtatgcAAACTTgtgtacactgtgtgtgtgcaagtgttcGTGCACATTTGCATCTTTGTGTGTatgagcgtgtgtgtgaatgcatgcttgaaaacatacaaacaaatggTTGTTACAGTGCGTTAATGTGTTTCAAATCTCTGCTTTTCCTTCATAAGACTCATATTTCTGCAGCTAAATTAATTTCATGATCCTTATTTTTTCATACATTCTTATAGTAGTTTTACATTATAAGTACATCAAAAGATAAACAAAGGATAATCCCaacatcaaaatacaaaaaaaggaataccATATTGGTTAATTAACccttaatatttaatataaaaggaAGAGTACATTTTTTCCAAACCTGTTGAAACTCATTGACTTCCATGTGATCCGCCTGCTGAGACTTTACCAACAGAGAAACAGCACCATTGGTTGTT is a window of Anoplopoma fimbria isolate UVic2021 breed Golden Eagle Sablefish chromosome 3, Afim_UVic_2022, whole genome shotgun sequence DNA encoding:
- the rnf182 gene encoding LOW QUALITY PROTEIN: E3 ubiquitin-protein ligase RNF182 (The sequence of the model RefSeq protein was modified relative to this genomic sequence to represent the inferred CDS: deleted 1 base in 1 codon), producing MVKELQSAEDGGGGGVVGRGHVDILSTEELECKICYCAYNLGSRRPKVLECCHRLCAKCLAKILDLGESPPNALVCPFCRYVTRLPGQAVSGLPDDCNLAAALAFRSRNQRNLHFHQEATTELLLSPGRLSSLLGSNPPLTSPSPSSSSSNFVVITIMEPPPLLPSSTQDLRLHRQPRGYRSSSPDSMASITQRWTVWNCAALLCQTSARALVWVLGLLYFSSLPMGVYLLIMQRTTVGVLLVSLVPASLVMIMVYGFCQCVCHELWDCMPPDWAQQWVSGTH